The following coding sequences lie in one Vibrio sp. ED004 genomic window:
- a CDS encoding protein disulfide oxidoreductase produces MKTPNNEEKPHTTKDQPIKGDARKPSRLKKWGKELVSMILIVGLVSFAMDFYHSRSMPKGDAIPIVGQSLQGEDIDVIELSKNGKPVIVYFWATWCGACKFVSPTVNSFNDSHQVVTVALSSGPDERVQRYLDAKEYDFPVINDLSGAISRSWGVNVTPSIVIIKDGKISSIATGVTSPIGLWLRTYFA; encoded by the coding sequence ATGAAGACTCCCAACAATGAAGAGAAGCCTCACACGACCAAAGACCAGCCTATAAAAGGTGATGCTAGAAAGCCAAGTCGTCTTAAGAAGTGGGGAAAGGAACTGGTCTCAATGATACTGATCGTTGGCCTGGTTTCGTTTGCTATGGATTTTTATCACAGCAGAAGCATGCCTAAAGGAGATGCGATTCCAATCGTGGGTCAGTCACTGCAAGGTGAGGATATTGATGTTATCGAGCTCAGTAAAAACGGTAAGCCCGTCATTGTCTATTTTTGGGCAACTTGGTGTGGTGCGTGCAAATTCGTGAGTCCAACCGTCAATAGCTTCAATGACTCTCACCAAGTCGTTACGGTCGCCCTTTCATCAGGACCCGATGAACGAGTGCAACGCTACTTGGATGCAAAAGAGTATGACTTCCCTGTGATCAATGATCTTTCTGGGGCAATCAGCAGAAGTTGGGGCGTCAATGTCACTCCAAGTATCGTCATCATCAAAGACGGAAAGATCAGCAGTATCGCAACTGGCGTGACTTCTCCAATCGGGCTGTGGTTAAGAACCTATTTTGCATAA
- a CDS encoding protein-disulfide reductase DsbD domain-containing protein, whose amino-acid sequence MRTCAKTLVTAILVMTSFNALAQTTGWLSVPEHPPVKMRMMSTGEQSDDGSKIQTVLDVVLDGDWKTYWRSPGEGGIPPSWDWSGSTNIESVEWHWPIPKYYEQLDVMTLGYKKHVSFPVTLTLKDNTKPAIFKASFTFPSCTNICVLTDYDIELPIDPQTLELDEEAMFLFNQGMSQSPREANRTSVNGLFWDKSKQQLVTQLTSIEGWDKPMVLIDGQEVIDDFFSQPAIHITDNTMTAVFDVSNWIGDVDLTDRTVSVTVSDTNFAEEMTAQVGSEPIAYQSSNTSFIAMIGFALIGGLILNIMPCVLPVLGMKLNSIIQNQGASNRHIRISFLASAMGVITSFALLALGMTVLKMGGNAIGWGIQFQNVWFIGFMLIITLLFSINLLGLFEFRLPSGLNTWMATKGDDSYSGHFVQGMFATLLATPCSAPFLGTAVAYALGASYQELWAIFIALGIGMSAPWLIFALFPSLTKLLPKPGAWMFKVKLVFGLMMFITSLWLTSLLSPFIGKFPTILLSLFIVISVLVWIGMKLGRKVLIPIMATTTLMFGAALIVGSVTADNWATPIVDDLAWQKLDAKQIPQLVDEGKTVFVDVTADWCITCKANKIGVILQDPVYSHLQQEDIVLMKGDWTTPSESVTQYLQSNGRFGVPFNIVYGPSYKSGIPLPVILDSDTVVQAIDAAR is encoded by the coding sequence ATGCGTACATGCGCGAAAACTTTAGTCACTGCCATTTTGGTCATGACATCATTTAATGCTTTAGCACAGACTACAGGCTGGCTCAGCGTGCCTGAACACCCACCGGTCAAAATGCGAATGATGTCGACAGGTGAACAGTCGGATGACGGTTCTAAGATTCAAACCGTGCTGGATGTCGTGCTCGACGGCGACTGGAAAACCTATTGGCGCAGCCCAGGCGAAGGTGGCATACCTCCAAGCTGGGACTGGTCTGGTTCAACAAACATTGAGTCGGTAGAGTGGCATTGGCCAATTCCGAAGTACTACGAGCAGCTAGACGTAATGACGTTGGGCTACAAAAAGCACGTCAGCTTTCCGGTCACACTCACACTGAAAGACAACACTAAGCCAGCCATCTTCAAGGCTTCGTTCACTTTTCCGTCGTGCACGAATATTTGTGTGTTAACCGATTACGACATCGAACTGCCGATCGACCCACAAACATTAGAGCTCGATGAAGAAGCCATGTTCTTGTTCAATCAAGGCATGAGCCAGTCACCGCGCGAAGCAAACCGAACTTCAGTAAATGGCTTGTTTTGGGACAAGAGCAAGCAGCAACTGGTGACTCAGCTAACAAGTATAGAAGGCTGGGATAAGCCGATGGTGTTGATTGATGGCCAAGAAGTAATTGACGACTTCTTCTCTCAGCCAGCCATTCATATCACAGACAACACAATGACGGCCGTTTTCGATGTGAGTAACTGGATTGGTGACGTCGACTTAACGGATCGCACCGTTAGCGTCACGGTTTCAGATACTAACTTTGCTGAAGAGATGACTGCTCAGGTTGGCTCAGAGCCTATCGCCTATCAATCAAGTAACACCAGCTTTATTGCGATGATTGGCTTTGCCTTAATTGGTGGCTTGATCCTTAATATCATGCCGTGTGTTTTACCTGTATTAGGAATGAAGCTAAACAGCATCATTCAAAATCAAGGAGCATCAAACCGACACATCCGAATCTCATTCCTAGCATCGGCGATGGGTGTCATCACCTCGTTTGCGCTATTAGCCTTAGGCATGACAGTGCTCAAAATGGGCGGTAATGCGATTGGTTGGGGAATCCAATTCCAAAACGTTTGGTTTATTGGGTTTATGCTGATCATTACCCTACTGTTCTCAATTAACCTACTTGGTTTATTCGAGTTCAGACTGCCATCGGGTTTAAACACTTGGATGGCAACCAAAGGCGATGACTCATACTCAGGTCACTTTGTTCAAGGTATGTTTGCCACGCTGTTAGCAACGCCTTGTAGTGCTCCGTTCCTTGGTACCGCCGTGGCTTACGCGCTGGGCGCAAGCTACCAAGAGTTGTGGGCTATCTTCATCGCGCTTGGTATTGGTATGAGTGCACCTTGGCTAATTTTCGCGCTGTTCCCTAGCCTCACCAAACTGCTACCAAAGCCGGGCGCGTGGATGTTCAAGGTTAAGCTGGTATTTGGCTTAATGATGTTCATCACCAGCCTGTGGTTAACAAGCCTACTTAGCCCATTCATTGGCAAGTTTCCAACCATCTTGTTGTCACTGTTTATCGTGATTTCAGTACTGGTTTGGATTGGCATGAAATTGGGACGTAAAGTACTCATACCTATCATGGCAACCACTACCTTGATGTTTGGTGCAGCTCTTATTGTCGGCAGTGTTACTGCAGATAACTGGGCAACGCCTATCGTTGATGATCTTGCTTGGCAAAAGCTGGATGCGAAACAAATTCCTCAATTGGTCGATGAAGGTAAAACCGTATTTGTCGATGTGACTGCTGACTGGTGTATCACCTGTAAGGCGAACAAGATCGGCGTGATTCTTCAAGATCCTGTATACAGCCACCTGCAACAAGAAGACATTGTTTTGATGAAAGGCGATTGGACAACACCAAGTGAAAGCGTCACTCAATACTTACAAAGTAACGGACGATTTGGTGTGCCATTTAATATCGTGTATGGCCCAAGCTATAAAAGCGGTATTCCACTGCCCGTGATTCTGGACAGTGACACTGTCGTTCAAGCCATCGATGCTGCGAGATAA